From a single Labrus bergylta chromosome 14, fLabBer1.1, whole genome shotgun sequence genomic region:
- the LOC109996823 gene encoding four and a half LIM domains protein 1 produces MSDSSHCSYCREDLGGKRFIRNEGRPVCISCHTKFCANSCSHCHRPIPVESKELSHKGRYWHEECFRCAKCYKPLAKEPFSTKDDRIMCGKCCSREDAPRCHGCYKPILAGKESVEYKGNSWHDECFTCCNCKRPIGSQSFLSKGTDTYCSPCYDRKFAKHCISCKKAIISGGVNYQDQPWHGHCFVCSSCSKPLAGTSFTNHQDQVFCVACYKSSVAKKCSSCQNPITGFGKGVNVVNYEGNSWHEYCFNCKKCSLSLANKRFVANGSDILCSDCGNK; encoded by the exons ATGTCCGACAGCTCACACTGTTCCTACTGTCGGGAGGACCTCGGGGGGAAGAGGTTCATCCGCAATGAAGGCCGGCCAGTATGCATCAGCTGCCACACAAAGTTCTGCGCCAACTCCTGCAGCCATTGCCATCGACCGATACCTGTTGAGTCGAAG GAGCTCAGCCATAAGGGTCGGTACTGGCATGAGGAGTGTTTCCGTTGTGCCAAGTGTTACAAGCCTCTGGCCAAGGAGCCCTTCAGCACAAAGGACGACCGCATCATGTGTGGAAAGTGCTGCTCCAGAGAGGACGCTCCCCGCTGCCACGGCTGCTATAAACCCATACTTGCAG GCAAAGAGAGCGTGGAGTACAAAGGGAACTCATGGCACGACGAGTGTTTCACCTGTTGCAACTGTAAACGACCAATTGGATCGCAGAGTTTCCTCTCTAAAGGAACGGACACTTACTGCAGCCCATGCTATGACAGAAAGTTTGCCAAACACTGCATCAGCTGcaaaaag GCGATAATCTCTGGAGGGGTGAATTATCAGGACCAGCCTTGGCACGGACACTGTTTTGTGTGCAGCTCCTGCTCAAAGCCTCTTGCTGGGACAAGTTTCACCAACCACCAGGACCAGGTCTTCTGTGTCGCCTGCTACAAAAGCTCTGTGGCTAAGAAATGCAGCAGCTGCCAAAACCCCATCACAG GTTTTGGTAAAGGAGTGAACGTTGTGAACTACGAGGGCAACTCATGGCATGAATACTGCTTCAACTGCAAGAAATGCTCCCTCAGTCTGGCCAACAAGCGTTTTGTAGCCAATGGAAGTGACATCCTCTGCTCCGACTGTGGAAACAAGTAG
- the LOC109996814 gene encoding adhesion G-protein coupled receptor G4 isoform X1, with product MKFSQKSLNVFITLSLLCSPASTTEQGALLSLWGNVVKFTSGCSHWSLKPQVSIPALQEFTVCLSLKFEALSNSTWTAFMYRHPEVQYAELGFGGKQGRLVVWLCGAEWITDEIALQVSRWHSLCLTWAHTKDRPALYIEGKAIEMSPAHSSDSAPSVNPSCSKLAPNGTLTLGASHYMADGNINIIPITHLLGSLSQFRLWGREQEVTSPICTEGDLVKWERDNWDTWACAPLSDRSLQCEWSFYKVRLMFAIFRSDENKTELYKARDIAHKWLRKVLPTTIYLPRVSVFEVTRSSTEDGRVQTSREDQVVRWAPTNDRFHCLVHINVIPSLDVAAVQSEMSTNLKIPYVDHSGRLTLQADPDSIQTTPVESLTATTVSPSGVVTSPSTVTPALSKTTTSSTRSPFTSTATTSGFTVGPSSVSELYFEVRMNVSITGDYDPEEILSTWLNTRLPDDTMMVLALQMLPKDLRYRVNRDATPSAQHLPSECITRFHRHKPSHQTNAQIPRHRLKRESNISTSDEVFAYKVSRESCVFQVQVLTSLSDTQEMEEIIRSLLLPPYNNGSISIATEDIQISRILIFNCEAHSHQTRKGLFQWPATSGGKNAAQPCPKNPGHYASRHCKLCLSTQWMDPDLEDCSLVVETIPDLDQVKVTGDNALDVVEMIVSLLKNHSTLNYKELATVLDKLEDIVDLSVVTPCLGQVLINIISDILESDSNLLPFTNTILNITEAVGDNIVGYDGSSTLVAPGIAVSVVDVVPGLSGSLSFGVSSYRAGAKPEIFINRYPFNGTVAFISLPSVLQYNFPQNSFSQSPPRVTFQFFGIPMLFKTSQKDATLNTFVVSASVTNASSPIKDLADDVEVTLQHLIPNTLNRDLQCVYWNFNKNNGHGGWDDYGCRKHNSSSDYTTCLCDHLTHFGVLLDISRIPLDPANEQILTIMTYVGCGVSSLFLGITVLTYTAFEKLRRDYPSQILINLSLALLGLNLMFLVNSWLSSWGLYGLCVAAASTLHYFLLASFTWMGLEAVNMYFALVKVFNVYVPSYILKFCVLGWGIPLAICVLVLVVNREAYSSHLYTDAQSSLQPLDNSDSFCWLQDDVTFYVSVVAYAVLIFLFNIAVFVVVLIQIRHMRANSPAGTRRGLLHDLKGVSSLTLLLGLTWTVGFFTWGPARIVLLYLFSGLNSLQGLFIFLFHCLMKENVRRQWRIHLCFGRFRLEEHSEWSNSASVGVMAKPRSDPPRASVPSVRSVKSSSTDSTSASSGSSQRELSCKRPNLGLFVNSLALPRAQISPSGARAVPHQRGTNPTPGWRNHLLS from the exons ATGAAGTTTTCTCAGAAATCCCTGAATGTTTTCAtcactctgtctctgctgtGCAGCCCTGCCTCCACTACAGAGCAAG GAGCTTTACTCAGTCTCTGGGGGAACGTTGTTAAATTCACCTCTGGGTGCAGCCACTGGAGTTTAAAACCTCAGGTCTCTATCCCGGCCCTGCAGGAGTTCACCGTCTGCCTCAGCCTCAAGTTTGAG GCGTTGAGTAACTCGACATGGACGGCCTTCATGTACCGTCATCCTGAGGTCCAGTACGCGGAGCTGGGCTTTGGGGGTAAACAGGGCAGGTTAGTGGTCTGGTTGTGTGGAGCAGAGTGGATCACGGATGAGATAGCACTCCAGGTGTCACGGTGGCACTCCCTGTGTCTGACCTGGGCACACACTAAAGACAGACCTGCACTGTACATCGAGGGGAAAGCGATAGAAATGTCACCAG CTCACAGTTCGGACTCTGCTCCCTCTGTTAACCCCTCATGCAGCAAACTGGCCCCCAATGGAACTCTTACTCTGGGTGCGTCACACTACATGGCAGACGGGAATATCAATATTATTCCAATCACTCATCTGTTGGGAAGCTTGTCTCAGTTTCGTCTTTGGGGtcgagaacaggaagtgacatcaccGATATGTACAGAGGGGGACTTAGTGAAGTGGGAACGAGACAACTGGGACACTTGGGCCTGTGCTCCGCTCTCTGATCGCAGCCTGCAGTGTG AATGGTCCTTTTACAAAGTGAGACTGATGTTTGCTATTTTCCGCTCTGATGAGAACAAAACGGAGCTCTACAAAGCCAGAGACATCGCACACAAATGG CTCAGAAAGGTTCTCCCCACCACCATCTATTTACCcagagtgtctgtgtttgaagTAACCAG ATCCAGTACAGAAGACGGCCGTGTTCAAACCTCACGTGAAGATCAGGTG GTGCGATGGGCTCCAACTAATGACAG GTTTCACTGTCTGGTTCATATAAACGTTATCCCTTCGCTGGATGTGGCAGCTGTGCAAAGTGAGATGTCCACAAACCTGAAGATCCCTTACGTCGACCACAGTGGTCGCCTGACACTGCAGGCTGATCCAGACAGCATACAAACCACACCTGTCG AAAGTTTAACTGCCACTACTGTCAGTCCTTCTGGTGTTGTGACATCGCCCTCTACAGTCACACCAGCATTATCCAAAACCACCACTAGCTCCACCAGGAGTCCCTTTACCAGTACAGCCACAACCAGCGGCTTCACAGTGGGCCCATCAAGTGTTTCAG AGCTGTACTTTGAGGTTAGGATGAATGTTTCCATAACAGGAGACTATGATCCAGAAGAGATTCTGTCCACATGG CTCAACACAAGACTACCTGATGACACGATGATGGTGCTTGCCCTCCAGATGCTCCCCAAAGACCTCAGGTACAGAGTGAATCGAGATGCCACACCGTCAGCTCAACATCTACCTTCAGAATGTATCACACGGTTTCATCGTCATAAACCATCACACCAAACTAATGCTCAAATTCCCAGACATCGTCTGAAACGGGAGTCAAACATCTCCACCTCTGATGAA GTATTTGCATACAAAGTTTCAAG AGAGAGCTGTGTTTTCCAGGTGCAGGTATTGACGTCGCTGTCAGACACGCAGGAAATGGAAGAGATAATAAGATCCCTGCTGCTGCCGCCTTATAACAACGGCTCCATCTCCATAGCCACCGAGGACATACAGATAAGCCGCATAT TGATCTTTAACTGTGAGGCACACTCCCACCAGACCAGGAAAGGCCTGTTTCAATGGCCTGCCACTTCAGGAGGCAAAAATGCAGCTCAGCCGTGCCCGAAAAACCCTGGACACTACGCCTCACGACACTG TAAACTGTGTCTCAGCACCCAGTGGATGGACCCAGACCTGGAAGACTGTTCTTTAGTGGTGGAAACCATCCCAGACCTGGACCAAGTCAAAGTCACTGGCG ACAATGCCCTGGATGTCGTTGAGATGATTGTGAGCTTACTAAAGAACCACTCCACACTCAACTACAAAGAGCTGGCCACAGTCCTTGACAAGCTGGAGGACATTGTCGACCTCAGCGTGGTCACTCCATGCCTGGGCCAAGTTCTCATCAACATCATCTCAGACATCCTGGAGTCAGACAGCAACCTGTTGCCTTTTACTAACAC CATTTTAAATATCACAGAAGCAGTAGGAGACAATATTGTGGGCTACGATGGCTCCTCCACCCTGGTTGCTCCAGGCATAGCGGTCTCAGTGGTGGATGTGGTTCCTGGACTGTCTGGCAGTTTGTCATTTGGGGTGTCATCGTACCGTGCAGGCGCAAAGCCGGAG ATTTTCATCAACAGGTATCCTTTTAATGGCACAGTGGCCTTTATCTCCCTGCCGTCTGTCCTTCAGTACAATTTCCCACAGAACAGCTTCAGCCAGAGCCCCCCAAGAGTTACGTTTCAGTTCTTTGGCATCCCAATGCTCTTCAAG ACCAGCCAAAAGGATGCGACCCTTAACACATTTGTGGTGTCAGCCAGTGTGACCAATGCCAGCTCTCCAATCAAAGACTTAGCTGACGATGTGGAAGTCACACTCCAACATCTAATACCCAATACA CTTAACAGGGACCTCCAGTGTGTGTACTGGAACTTCAATAAAAACA ATGGACATGGAGGCTGGGATGACTATggctgcagaaaacacaacagcagctcagactACACAACATGCCTGTGTGATCACCTCACACACTTTGGAGTTCTTctg GACATCTCCAGGATCCCGTTGGACCCAGCTAATGAGCAGATCTTGACCATTATGACTTATGTCGGCTGTGGAGTCTCATCATTGTTCTTGGGAATCACCGTTCTCACCTACACAGCTTTTGA GAAGCTCCGTCGAGACTACCCGTCTCAGATCCTTATCAACCTCTCCCTGGCTCTGCTGGGCTTGAATCTGATGTTTCTGGTGAACTCCTGGCTCTCCTCCTGGGGTCTGTATGGCCTCTGTGTGGCTGCAGCATCCACGCTGCACTACTTCCTGCTGGCGTCTTTCACCTGGATGGGATTAGAGGCCGTCAACATGTATTTTGCCTTGGTCAAAGTCTTTAACGTCTACGTTCCGTCTTATATCCTCAAGTTCTGCGTTCTTGGATGGG GGATTCCTCTGGCGATCTGTGTCCTGGTGCTCGTTGTGAACAGAGAAGCGTACAGCAGTCACCTCTACACTGACGCTCAGTCTAGCCTGCAGCCATTGGACAACTCTGACAGTTT CTGTTGGCTTCAGGACGATGTGACATTCTACGTGTCGGTGGTTGCCTACGCTGTGCTGATCTTTCTCTTCAACATTGCG GTTTTTGTGGTTGTTCTGATCCAGATCCGTCACATGCGAGCCAACAGCCCCGCCGGGACCCGCAGAGGACTGCTGCATGACCTGAAGGGAGTTTCCAGTCTCACCTTGTTACTTGGTCTTACATGGACAGTCGGCTTCTTTACCTGGGGACCAGCAAGAATAGTTCTGCTGTACCTTTTCTCTGGCCTTAATTCCTTGcaag gactcttcatcttcctcttccactGTCTGATGAAGGAAAATGTCAGGAGGCAGTGGAGGATTCATCTCTGCTTTGGACGTTTCCGACTTGAAGAGCACTCAG AGTGGAGCAACTCAGCATCAGTAGGAGTCATGGCCAAACCCAGATCAGATCCTCCTCGAGCCTCTGTACCATCGGTGCGCTCGGTCAAGTCCAGCTCAACGGACAGCACGTCAGCTTCCTCCGGCTCCAGCCAGAGAGAACTGTCCTGCAAGAGACCCAACCTAG GCCTTTTCGTAAATTCCCTGGCTCTCCCTCGAGCGCAGATAAGCCCCTCAGGAGCACGAGCTGTGCCTCACCAGCGGGGGACAAACCCGACACCTGGCTGGAGAAATCACCTCCTCAGCTAA
- the LOC109996814 gene encoding adhesion G-protein coupled receptor G4 isoform X2, with translation MKFSQKSLNVFITLSLLCSPASTTEQGALLSLWGNVVKFTSGCSHWSLKPQVSIPALQEFTVCLSLKFEALSNSTWTAFMYRHPEVQYAELGFGGKQGRLVVWLCGAEWITDEIALQVSRWHSLCLTWAHTKDRPALYIEGKAIEMSPAHSSDSAPSVNPSCSKLAPNGTLTLGASHYMADGNINIIPITHLLGSLSQFRLWGREQEVTSPICTEGDLVKWERDNWDTWACAPLSDRSLQCEWSFYKVRLMFAIFRSDENKTELYKARDIAHKWLRKVLPTTIYLPRVSVFEVTRSSTEDGRVQTSREDQVVRWAPTNDRFHCLVHINVIPSLDVAAVQSEMSTNLKIPYVDHSGRLTLQADPDSIQTTPVESLTATTVSPSGVVTSPSTVTPALSKTTTSSTRSPFTSTATTSGFTVGPSSVSELYFEVRMNVSITGDYDPEEILSTWLNTRLPDDTMMVLALQMLPKDLRHRLKRESNISTSDEVFAYKVSRESCVFQVQVLTSLSDTQEMEEIIRSLLLPPYNNGSISIATEDIQISRILIFNCEAHSHQTRKGLFQWPATSGGKNAAQPCPKNPGHYASRHCKLCLSTQWMDPDLEDCSLVVETIPDLDQVKVTGDNALDVVEMIVSLLKNHSTLNYKELATVLDKLEDIVDLSVVTPCLGQVLINIISDILESDSNLLPFTNTILNITEAVGDNIVGYDGSSTLVAPGIAVSVVDVVPGLSGSLSFGVSSYRAGAKPEIFINRYPFNGTVAFISLPSVLQYNFPQNSFSQSPPRVTFQFFGIPMLFKTSQKDATLNTFVVSASVTNASSPIKDLADDVEVTLQHLIPNTLNRDLQCVYWNFNKNNGHGGWDDYGCRKHNSSSDYTTCLCDHLTHFGVLLDISRIPLDPANEQILTIMTYVGCGVSSLFLGITVLTYTAFEKLRRDYPSQILINLSLALLGLNLMFLVNSWLSSWGLYGLCVAAASTLHYFLLASFTWMGLEAVNMYFALVKVFNVYVPSYILKFCVLGWGIPLAICVLVLVVNREAYSSHLYTDAQSSLQPLDNSDSFCWLQDDVTFYVSVVAYAVLIFLFNIAVFVVVLIQIRHMRANSPAGTRRGLLHDLKGVSSLTLLLGLTWTVGFFTWGPARIVLLYLFSGLNSLQGLFIFLFHCLMKENVRRQWRIHLCFGRFRLEEHSEWSNSASVGVMAKPRSDPPRASVPSVRSVKSSSTDSTSASSGSSQRELSCKRPNLGLFVNSLALPRAQISPSGARAVPHQRGTNPTPGWRNHLLS, from the exons ATGAAGTTTTCTCAGAAATCCCTGAATGTTTTCAtcactctgtctctgctgtGCAGCCCTGCCTCCACTACAGAGCAAG GAGCTTTACTCAGTCTCTGGGGGAACGTTGTTAAATTCACCTCTGGGTGCAGCCACTGGAGTTTAAAACCTCAGGTCTCTATCCCGGCCCTGCAGGAGTTCACCGTCTGCCTCAGCCTCAAGTTTGAG GCGTTGAGTAACTCGACATGGACGGCCTTCATGTACCGTCATCCTGAGGTCCAGTACGCGGAGCTGGGCTTTGGGGGTAAACAGGGCAGGTTAGTGGTCTGGTTGTGTGGAGCAGAGTGGATCACGGATGAGATAGCACTCCAGGTGTCACGGTGGCACTCCCTGTGTCTGACCTGGGCACACACTAAAGACAGACCTGCACTGTACATCGAGGGGAAAGCGATAGAAATGTCACCAG CTCACAGTTCGGACTCTGCTCCCTCTGTTAACCCCTCATGCAGCAAACTGGCCCCCAATGGAACTCTTACTCTGGGTGCGTCACACTACATGGCAGACGGGAATATCAATATTATTCCAATCACTCATCTGTTGGGAAGCTTGTCTCAGTTTCGTCTTTGGGGtcgagaacaggaagtgacatcaccGATATGTACAGAGGGGGACTTAGTGAAGTGGGAACGAGACAACTGGGACACTTGGGCCTGTGCTCCGCTCTCTGATCGCAGCCTGCAGTGTG AATGGTCCTTTTACAAAGTGAGACTGATGTTTGCTATTTTCCGCTCTGATGAGAACAAAACGGAGCTCTACAAAGCCAGAGACATCGCACACAAATGG CTCAGAAAGGTTCTCCCCACCACCATCTATTTACCcagagtgtctgtgtttgaagTAACCAG ATCCAGTACAGAAGACGGCCGTGTTCAAACCTCACGTGAAGATCAGGTG GTGCGATGGGCTCCAACTAATGACAG GTTTCACTGTCTGGTTCATATAAACGTTATCCCTTCGCTGGATGTGGCAGCTGTGCAAAGTGAGATGTCCACAAACCTGAAGATCCCTTACGTCGACCACAGTGGTCGCCTGACACTGCAGGCTGATCCAGACAGCATACAAACCACACCTGTCG AAAGTTTAACTGCCACTACTGTCAGTCCTTCTGGTGTTGTGACATCGCCCTCTACAGTCACACCAGCATTATCCAAAACCACCACTAGCTCCACCAGGAGTCCCTTTACCAGTACAGCCACAACCAGCGGCTTCACAGTGGGCCCATCAAGTGTTTCAG AGCTGTACTTTGAGGTTAGGATGAATGTTTCCATAACAGGAGACTATGATCCAGAAGAGATTCTGTCCACATGG CTCAACACAAGACTACCTGATGACACGATGATGGTGCTTGCCCTCCAGATGCTCCCCAAAGACCTCAG ACATCGTCTGAAACGGGAGTCAAACATCTCCACCTCTGATGAA GTATTTGCATACAAAGTTTCAAG AGAGAGCTGTGTTTTCCAGGTGCAGGTATTGACGTCGCTGTCAGACACGCAGGAAATGGAAGAGATAATAAGATCCCTGCTGCTGCCGCCTTATAACAACGGCTCCATCTCCATAGCCACCGAGGACATACAGATAAGCCGCATAT TGATCTTTAACTGTGAGGCACACTCCCACCAGACCAGGAAAGGCCTGTTTCAATGGCCTGCCACTTCAGGAGGCAAAAATGCAGCTCAGCCGTGCCCGAAAAACCCTGGACACTACGCCTCACGACACTG TAAACTGTGTCTCAGCACCCAGTGGATGGACCCAGACCTGGAAGACTGTTCTTTAGTGGTGGAAACCATCCCAGACCTGGACCAAGTCAAAGTCACTGGCG ACAATGCCCTGGATGTCGTTGAGATGATTGTGAGCTTACTAAAGAACCACTCCACACTCAACTACAAAGAGCTGGCCACAGTCCTTGACAAGCTGGAGGACATTGTCGACCTCAGCGTGGTCACTCCATGCCTGGGCCAAGTTCTCATCAACATCATCTCAGACATCCTGGAGTCAGACAGCAACCTGTTGCCTTTTACTAACAC CATTTTAAATATCACAGAAGCAGTAGGAGACAATATTGTGGGCTACGATGGCTCCTCCACCCTGGTTGCTCCAGGCATAGCGGTCTCAGTGGTGGATGTGGTTCCTGGACTGTCTGGCAGTTTGTCATTTGGGGTGTCATCGTACCGTGCAGGCGCAAAGCCGGAG ATTTTCATCAACAGGTATCCTTTTAATGGCACAGTGGCCTTTATCTCCCTGCCGTCTGTCCTTCAGTACAATTTCCCACAGAACAGCTTCAGCCAGAGCCCCCCAAGAGTTACGTTTCAGTTCTTTGGCATCCCAATGCTCTTCAAG ACCAGCCAAAAGGATGCGACCCTTAACACATTTGTGGTGTCAGCCAGTGTGACCAATGCCAGCTCTCCAATCAAAGACTTAGCTGACGATGTGGAAGTCACACTCCAACATCTAATACCCAATACA CTTAACAGGGACCTCCAGTGTGTGTACTGGAACTTCAATAAAAACA ATGGACATGGAGGCTGGGATGACTATggctgcagaaaacacaacagcagctcagactACACAACATGCCTGTGTGATCACCTCACACACTTTGGAGTTCTTctg GACATCTCCAGGATCCCGTTGGACCCAGCTAATGAGCAGATCTTGACCATTATGACTTATGTCGGCTGTGGAGTCTCATCATTGTTCTTGGGAATCACCGTTCTCACCTACACAGCTTTTGA GAAGCTCCGTCGAGACTACCCGTCTCAGATCCTTATCAACCTCTCCCTGGCTCTGCTGGGCTTGAATCTGATGTTTCTGGTGAACTCCTGGCTCTCCTCCTGGGGTCTGTATGGCCTCTGTGTGGCTGCAGCATCCACGCTGCACTACTTCCTGCTGGCGTCTTTCACCTGGATGGGATTAGAGGCCGTCAACATGTATTTTGCCTTGGTCAAAGTCTTTAACGTCTACGTTCCGTCTTATATCCTCAAGTTCTGCGTTCTTGGATGGG GGATTCCTCTGGCGATCTGTGTCCTGGTGCTCGTTGTGAACAGAGAAGCGTACAGCAGTCACCTCTACACTGACGCTCAGTCTAGCCTGCAGCCATTGGACAACTCTGACAGTTT CTGTTGGCTTCAGGACGATGTGACATTCTACGTGTCGGTGGTTGCCTACGCTGTGCTGATCTTTCTCTTCAACATTGCG GTTTTTGTGGTTGTTCTGATCCAGATCCGTCACATGCGAGCCAACAGCCCCGCCGGGACCCGCAGAGGACTGCTGCATGACCTGAAGGGAGTTTCCAGTCTCACCTTGTTACTTGGTCTTACATGGACAGTCGGCTTCTTTACCTGGGGACCAGCAAGAATAGTTCTGCTGTACCTTTTCTCTGGCCTTAATTCCTTGcaag gactcttcatcttcctcttccactGTCTGATGAAGGAAAATGTCAGGAGGCAGTGGAGGATTCATCTCTGCTTTGGACGTTTCCGACTTGAAGAGCACTCAG AGTGGAGCAACTCAGCATCAGTAGGAGTCATGGCCAAACCCAGATCAGATCCTCCTCGAGCCTCTGTACCATCGGTGCGCTCGGTCAAGTCCAGCTCAACGGACAGCACGTCAGCTTCCTCCGGCTCCAGCCAGAGAGAACTGTCCTGCAAGAGACCCAACCTAG GCCTTTTCGTAAATTCCCTGGCTCTCCCTCGAGCGCAGATAAGCCCCTCAGGAGCACGAGCTGTGCCTCACCAGCGGGGGACAAACCCGACACCTGGCTGGAGAAATCACCTCCTCAGCTAA